The following proteins come from a genomic window of Malus sylvestris chromosome 4, drMalSylv7.2, whole genome shotgun sequence:
- the LOC126619244 gene encoding ATP-dependent RNA helicase DEAH13-like yields MELCLGDGGVDSNALVLPAKRRNKRKGTNQECGKPNKRRKAPTVSKSQRRRLKKLEGSGKPNKSKAPMVSKSQQRKLKKLEDEKEKALSISKSIEALEKYELPEAAYSLLQSSKNIGKVESKKEKRQKAVLFSKAGFEAFMTDPQPFNKVDSDQTSSESEPEVEKTQSRRDIGKNDLVQSKILQKEIQKKTSFSLDSSQGQVCGRGQGVNGGTAAASSVITNAISNKLEMSLQQDTNISPTSCVNGDNEISKTDHIKETPKANVSRVSKSSISPALRPLISPTIVHVSRPEEVENTRKDLPIIMMEQEVMEAVNDHSTVIICGETGCGKTTQVPQFLFEAGFGSSSSSVRSGIIGVTQPRRVAVLATAKRVAYELGLHLGKEVGFQVRYDKRIGESCSIKFMTDGILLRELQNDFLLKRYSVIVLDEAHERSLNTDILIGMLSRVIRTREERYAEQQKEMLSGRTISPDQRIFPLKLVLMSATLRVEDFISGKKLFHDPPPVIEVPTRQFPVSIHFSKRTKEKDYIEQAYKKVLAIHKRLPRGGILVFVTGQREVEYLCQKLRRASKAQIIKTSKGDNRSDASAVSEINSAEEIDMKEINEAFEIHGSSEGHQTDRFSSIDEDQYDIDEDELDASYDSETGSELESFGEDGDSLFHDIPENDSNVSEVLGEEGGIASLKAAFEALAGKTSLNSNSDVKEPISDTVDSCYNPPNPSMGKKCRFEDNNSPGALHVLPLYAMLPAAAQLHVFEEVKEGERLVVVATNVAETSLTIPGIKYVVDTGKEKVKNYNSSSGMETYEVQWISKASAAQRAGRAGRTGPGHCYRLYSSAAYSNIFPDFSLAEISKVPVDGVVLLMKSMNIDKVSNFPFPTPPDGAALDEAERCLKILQALDKGGRLTPLGRAMAHYPMSPRHSRMLLTVIQVLSKKKSSGANLVLAYAVAAAAALSLSNPFVRQFEDSHKESHELNEDGNIKVIDKLEKLGRKKLKETVKMFREKFSNPSSDALSVAFALQCYELAESPVEFCNANGLHPKTMEEMSKLRKQLLQLVFNQSGVCGGENDFSWTFGSREDVEHVWRVSHGKNPLSLYEEELLRQAICAGWADRVAKRIRGSSVSSEGDRKVHAVRYQACMLKERVFLHRWSSVSNSAPEFLVYSELIQTRHPYMHGVTSVKTEWLVEYARSLCTFSAPPTDTKPYYEPLNDRVLHYVIPAFGPHLWELPLHADPIEDHKDRVSVFAYGLLNGQVLPCLRCVVESMAAPPATVLRPEAAGQARVGNLLAKLRVKKIDSCAMLRKVWKENPSELKTEMLDWFQESFRRKYFETLWSQMHVEVLLEPQERFPKTRRRGEQK; encoded by the exons ATGGAACTCTGCTTGGGAGATGGCGGGGTAGATAGCAACGCCCTCGTATTGCCAGCCAAGAGAAGGAACAAAAGGAAGGGCACCAATCAG GAGTGTGGAAAACccaataaaagaagaaaagcgcCAACGGTTAGCAAATCCCAGCGGAGGAGGCTCAAGAAGTTGGAG GGGAGTGGAAAACCCAATAAATCAAAAGCACCAATGGTTAGCAAATCCCAGCAGAGGAAGCTGAAGAAGTTGGAG GATGAGAAGGAAAAAGCCCTTTCAATCTCCAAAAGCATTGAGGCCTTAGA GAAATATGAGCTTCCAGAGGCTGCATATTCTCTTCTGCAGTCTTCAAAGAATATTGGCAAG GTTGAGTCTAAAAAGGAGAAACGTCAGAAGGCCGTACTATTTTCCAAAGCTGGCTTTGAAGCTTTCATGACTGACCCCCAACCATTTAACAAGGTAGATAGTGACCAAACTTCTAGTGAAAGTGAACCTGAGGTAGAAAAAACTCAATCAAGGCGGGATATTGGCAAGAATGACCTGGTGCAGTCGAAGATATTACAAAAAGAAATCCAAAAGAAGACATCTTTTTCATTGGACTCATCTCAGGGTCAAGTTTGTGGCAGAGGGCAAGGCGTCAATGGCGGAACTGCTGCTGCCTCATCAGTTATTACAAATGCTATTAGCAACAAACTTGAAATGTCTTTGCAACAAGATACAAACATTTCTCCCACTTCATGTGTGAATGGTGATAATGAAATATCAAAGACG GACCACATAAAAGAGACACCAAAAGCAAATGTCAGCAGGGTGAGTAAATCATCAATTTCTCCTGCACTGAGGCCTCTAATTTCCCCAACCATAGTCCATGTATCAAGACCTGAGGAAGTTGAAAACACAAGGAAGGATCTCCCTATAATAATGATGGAGCAGGAGGTAATGGAGGCTGTTAATGACCATTCCACTGTTATTATATGTGGAGAGACTGGTTGTGGTAAAACCACCCAAGTTCCTCAG TTTCTTTTTGAAGCTGGCTTTGGTTCTAGCTCCTCTTCTGTACGAAGTGGTATAATTGGTGTTACTCAACCTCGCCGTGTGGCAGTCCTTGCTACTGCTAAGCGTGTGGCATATGAGCTTGGTCTTCATTTAGGTAAAGAGGTTGGGTTTCAAGTTAGGTATGACAAAAGGATTGGTGAAAGTTGCTCCATCAAATTCATGACAGATGGAATATTACTACGGGAACTTCAG aATGACTTTTTGTTGAAGCGATACTCTGTCATAGTTCTTGATGAGGCTCATGAGCGGAGCTTGAACACCGACATACTTATTGGAATGCTTTCACGTGTAATTCGTACTCGCGAG GAAAGATATGCAGAGCAGCAAAAAGAAATGCTTTCAGGAAGAACTATAAGTCCTGATCAACGGATTTTTCCATTGAAACTTGTTCTGATGAGTGCCACCTTGCGAGTGGAAGACTTCATTTCTGGTAAAAAGCTTTTTCATGATCCCCCACCAGTTATAGAAGTTCCCACCAGACAGTTTCCTGTATCCATTCACTTCTCAAAGAGAACTAAGGAAAAGGATTATATTGAGCAAGCATATAAAAAAGTCTTGGCAATTCACAAGAGGCTGCCACGTGGGGGCATACTTGTCTTTGTCACTGGGCAGAGGGAAGTAGAGTACTTGTGCCAAAAACTGCGTAGAGCTTCAAAGGCACAGATTATAAAAACATCTAAAGGAGATAACAGGAGTGATGCCAGTGCAGTTTCTGAGATAAATTCTGCTGAGGAAATAGACATGAAGGAGATTAATGAAGCGTTTGAGATTCATGGAAGTTCAGAGGGCCATCAGACTGATAGATTTAGCTCTATTGATGAAGATCAGTATGATATAGACGAGGATGAGTTGGATGCCTCATATGATTCAGAAACAGGGAGTGAACTGGAAAGTTTTGGCGAGGATGGTGATTCATTGTTCCATGATATCCCTGAAAATGATAGTAATGTTTCTGAAGTTTTAGGAGAGGAGGGGGGAATTGCTTCACTGAAAGCCGCTTTTGAAGCTTTAGCTGGAAAAACTTCTTTAAACTCCAACTCTGATGTGAAAGAACCTATTTCAGATACTGTAGACTCTTGCTACAACCCACCCAATCCTAGCATGGGGAAAAAGTGTCGGTTTGAAGATAATAATTCTCCTGGTGCATTGCATGTTCTCCCTCTTTATGCAATGCTGCCTGCGGCAGCTCAACTTCATGTATTTGAAGAAGTCAAGGAAGGAGAACGTCTTGTTGTTGTGGCCACTAATGTGGCTGAAACCTCTTTAACTATACCTGGGATAAAGTATGTTGTCGATACTGGAAAAGAGAAAGTGAAGAACTACAATTCCTCAAGTGGCATGGAAACATATGAAGTACAGTGGATAAGTAAGGCATCAGCTGCTCAACGTGCAGGAAGAGCGGGAAGAACGGGGCCTGGCCACTGTTACCGTCTGTATTCTTCTGCAGCATATAGTAACATATTTCCTGACTTTTCTCTGGCTGAAATATCTAAGGTCCCTGTGGATGGTGTTGTCCTTCTCATGAAATCCATGAATATTGACAAG GTATCCAATTTTCCATTTCCAACTCCTCCAGATGGTGCTGCCTTGGATGAAGCAGAGCGTTGCTTGAAGATTCTTCAAGCACTTGACAAAGGTGGAAGACTGACACCTCTAGGGAGGGCCATGGCTCATTACCCCATGAGTCCTCGCCACTCTAGGATGCTCCTTACTGTTATTCAAGTCCTGAGTAAGAAGAAGAGTTCCGGAGCTAATTTAGTACTAGCATACGCAGTTGCAGCAGCTGCTGCTTTGAGTTTGTCAAATCCTTTTGTCAGGCAGTTTGAAGATAGCCACAAAGAAAGCCATGAATTAAACGAGGATGGGAACATTAAAGTTATAGACAAGCTAGAGAAGTTGGGGAGGAAGAAACTAAAAGAAACTGTGAAAATGTTCCGTGAAAAATTTTCTAATCCCAGCAGCGATGCTCTGTCCGTAGCTTTTGCTTTGCAGTGCTATGAACTTGCAGAGAGCCCAGTGGAATTCTGTAATGCCAATGGTCTACACCCGAAAACAATGGAGGAAATGTCCAAGCTGAGAAAGCAACTACTCCAGCTTGTCTTTAATCAAAGTGGTGTTTGTGGTGGCGAGAATGACTTTTCATGGACTTTTGGAAGTCGGGAAGATGTTGAACATGTTTGGAGGGTTTCCCACGGTAAGAACCCTCTTTCATTGTATGAGGAAGAGCTCCTACGCCAAGCTATCTGTGCTGGTTGGGCAGATAGGGTGGCGAAACGCATTAGAGGAAGTTCAGTGTCATCTGAAGGAGATAgaaaagttcatgcagttcgatATCAAGCCTGCATGCTTAAAGAGAGAGTGTTTCTCCACCGTTGGTCATCTGTTTCTAATTCAGCCCCTGAGTTTCTGGTATACAGTGAGTTGATACAGACAAGACATCCTTACATGCACGGTGTTACTAGTGTAAAAACAGAATGGCTTGTTGAGTATGCTCGGTCTCTGTGCACTTTCTCGGCACCCCCAACAGATACCAAACCTTACTATGAGCCTCTTAATGACCGAGTATTACATTATGTCATTCCAGCCTTTGGTCCTCATTTGTGGGAGCTTCCACTACATGCTGATCCAATTGAAGACCATAAAGACCGAGTATCTGTTTTTGCTTATGGTTTGCTGAACGGCCAGGTGCTGCCATGTTTAAGATGTGTTGTCGAGTCTATGGCGGCCCCTCCTGCTACTGTTTTAAGGCCAGAGGCAGCAGGTCAAGCACGCGTAGGGAATCTTTTGGCCAAGCTGAGAGTGAAAAAGATAGACAGTTGTGCTATGTTAAGAAAGGTCTGGAAGGAGAATCCCAGCGAATTGAAAACAGAAATGCTAGACTGGTTTCAAGAGAGTTTCCGCCGCAAGTATTTTGAAACTCTTTGGTCGCAAATGCACGTTGAAGTTCTTTTAGAGCCCCAAGAACGATTCCCCAAGACAAGGAGGAGAGGAGAGCAAAAGTGA